In the genome of Hyphobacterium sp. CCMP332, one region contains:
- a CDS encoding methyltransferase: MKINSFQKYKQNYFRFKRFGLFHGGPSFKIGTDAVILGAWAGRKCHLKKILDIGTGSGIIALMLAQRFEKADVYALEIDGDTALQAKNNFQSSPFKNRLFLINQALKNFEIKEKFNLIVSNPPYFSRALLPQNKTNSRSKHSNSLSPEDLFLFASKSLTANGKVTIIYPVEQMNQLFSLAEDYGLFCSSKLYIRPTQNHEVHRIILEFTNSSEVNESENNLIIEENMRHQYHPSYINLCKEFYLNF, encoded by the coding sequence ATGAAAATTAATTCATTTCAAAAATATAAACAGAACTATTTTAGATTTAAAAGATTTGGACTTTTTCACGGGGGGCCATCATTTAAGATAGGTACCGATGCTGTAATTTTAGGTGCCTGGGCCGGGAGGAAATGCCATCTGAAAAAAATATTAGATATAGGAACCGGTTCCGGCATTATAGCTTTAATGCTCGCTCAAAGATTTGAAAAGGCAGATGTCTATGCACTTGAAATAGATGGCGATACTGCTTTACAAGCTAAAAATAACTTTCAATCCAGCCCTTTTAAAAACAGACTGTTTTTAATCAACCAGGCCTTAAAAAATTTTGAAATCAAAGAAAAGTTTAACTTGATTGTTTCCAACCCACCTTATTTCAGTCGTGCCTTGCTCCCACAGAACAAGACTAACAGCCGTAGCAAACATTCAAATTCATTAAGTCCGGAAGATTTATTTCTTTTTGCATCCAAGAGTCTGACGGCTAATGGCAAAGTCACTATTATTTATCCAGTGGAGCAGATGAATCAATTGTTTTCTCTTGCGGAAGATTACGGTTTGTTTTGCAGTTCAAAATTATACATCCGCCCAACTCAAAATCATGAGGTCCATCGAATTATTTTGGAATTTACAAATTCCTCAGAAGTAAATGAAAGTGAAAATAACCTGATTATTGAAGAAAATA